A genomic stretch from Deltaproteobacteria bacterium includes:
- the chrA gene encoding chromate efflux transporter, translated as MSAPESIPPDSPLDADSRSIRLKELAALFFRLGATAFGGPAVHIAMMEDEVVRQRGWMTHRRFLDLIAATNLIPGPNSTEMAIHIGYDRAGWPGLAVAGLAFIIPAVLIVLGLSAAYVTWGDLPETGWILYGVKPVLAAVILQAIWAMGRAAIRSMTLALAGAVSFLMCLAGINEILLLVTIGTALLALEGFRSKQPPASSQDSRLNSPVPCTLLAILMAGSATIAAITPEKLFWFFAKTGSVLYGSGYVLFAFIQNELVNRLGWMTSDELLDAMAIGQLTPGPLFTTATFIGYVLGAKAGTGTLLTALSATAGIFLPAFFFVAVTGPWVHRLRGSRLMGSFLDGVVVASLALMLAVAVSLAGTALGDPYTAAIATVSIVLLVRFHINSTWLIAGGAALGWVMKAWVG; from the coding sequence ATGAGTGCCCCGGAAAGCATACCCCCGGATAGCCCGCTGGATGCCGACAGCCGCTCCATACGGCTGAAAGAGCTTGCTGCACTGTTCTTCCGGCTCGGGGCGACCGCCTTTGGCGGTCCGGCCGTCCATATTGCCATGATGGAGGACGAGGTAGTCCGCCAGCGGGGCTGGATGACCCACAGACGGTTTCTGGACCTCATCGCCGCAACGAATCTCATCCCCGGTCCGAACTCCACGGAAATGGCAATCCACATTGGTTACGACCGGGCCGGATGGCCCGGTCTGGCCGTGGCAGGTCTTGCCTTCATTATCCCGGCTGTCCTGATCGTGCTGGGGCTATCGGCTGCCTACGTGACCTGGGGTGATCTGCCTGAAACCGGATGGATTCTATATGGTGTAAAACCGGTGCTGGCAGCTGTCATCTTGCAGGCAATCTGGGCAATGGGGCGGGCGGCCATCCGCTCCATGACACTGGCACTTGCCGGTGCCGTTTCGTTCCTGATGTGCCTCGCAGGCATCAACGAAATACTGCTGCTGGTCACGATCGGGACCGCTCTGCTCGCGCTGGAAGGGTTCCGATCCAAACAGCCGCCGGCAAGTTCACAAGACTCCCGGCTGAACAGTCCAGTTCCCTGCACCCTGCTGGCAATTCTCATGGCTGGCTCCGCCACGATCGCCGCCATTACACCTGAAAAGCTGTTCTGGTTCTTCGCCAAGACCGGAAGCGTACTCTATGGAAGCGGCTACGTACTGTTCGCCTTCATCCAGAATGAACTGGTGAACCGCCTTGGCTGGATGACCAGCGACGAACTGCTGGATGCCATGGCTATTGGGCAACTGACACCTGGTCCCCTGTTCACGACGGCCACCTTCATCGGTTATGTGCTCGGCGCGAAGGCCGGGACAGGGACACTCCTGACGGCGCTGTCAGCCACTGCGGGGATCTTTCTCCCTGCCTTCTTTTTCGTTGCTGTCACTGGCCCCTGGGTTCACAGGCTCCGGGGGTCACGCCTCATGGGCAGTTTCCTGGACGGCGTGGTAGTCGCCTCACTCGCCCTGATGCTGGCCGTCGCGGTATCCCTCGCCGGTACAGCGCTGGGCGATCCCTACACAGCGGCCATCGCAACCGTGTCGATCGTCCTACTGGTCCGGTTCCACATCAATTCCACCTGGCTCATCGCCGGCGGCGCCGCCTTGGGATGGGTGATGAAAGCCTGGGTCGGATGA
- a CDS encoding c-type cytochrome, translating to MPGKSWTLTALSLGTAVLVLAHCAGKDAPQEAAKPAVPPAPQVRPPVTQGKPLRWFTKKELAAIAARDEFAALVPFELPLGLHDQAGAAFVDPARPITKEKVELGRLLYFDKRLSLDNTISCATCHDPRLGWSDEGPTSVGIGGQKGGRNAPTVMNTLFVQPQFWDGREPDLEGQAKGPITNPIEMGMPDHATAVKKIAAIKGYKQYFDAAYGKNAKVTIERIADAIAAFERTIVTGNSPFDRWKAGDASAMNESAIRGEKLFREKGRCTTCHVGAAFSDNAFHNLGVGCKDDTCTDWGRYEISKEESDRGAFKTPTLRNIAQNPPYMHDGSEVNLRTVVDLYNRGGNPNKWLSPLIIPLNLTGQEIDDIVAFMEALTGEITPVEEPARLPE from the coding sequence ATGCCGGGAAAATCGTGGACCCTCACTGCCCTTTCACTGGGAACTGCCGTTCTGGTGCTGGCGCACTGTGCGGGGAAAGACGCCCCACAGGAAGCGGCAAAACCGGCGGTACCGCCAGCGCCACAGGTGAGGCCCCCGGTGACCCAGGGAAAGCCGCTTCGCTGGTTCACGAAGAAGGAACTGGCCGCCATTGCTGCGCGGGATGAGTTTGCGGCGCTGGTGCCATTCGAGCTCCCGCTCGGCCTGCATGACCAGGCGGGAGCAGCTTTCGTTGACCCGGCCCGGCCGATTACGAAGGAAAAGGTTGAGCTGGGTCGCCTGCTCTATTTCGACAAACGTCTTTCGCTGGATAACACGATCTCCTGTGCCACCTGCCATGATCCCAGGCTCGGATGGAGTGACGAGGGGCCGACATCGGTGGGCATCGGCGGCCAGAAGGGAGGCCGGAATGCTCCCACCGTGATGAACACGCTGTTCGTGCAACCGCAGTTCTGGGATGGCCGCGAACCTGATCTGGAAGGTCAGGCCAAGGGCCCGATCACCAACCCCATTGAGATGGGAATGCCTGACCATGCCACGGCCGTGAAGAAGATCGCTGCCATCAAGGGTTACAAGCAGTATTTCGATGCCGCCTATGGGAAGAATGCCAAGGTGACTATCGAGCGAATCGCCGATGCCATCGCCGCCTTCGAACGCACGATCGTGACCGGCAACTCCCCCTTCGATCGCTGGAAGGCGGGAGACGCCTCGGCGATGAACGAGTCGGCAATCCGGGGCGAGAAGCTGTTCCGCGAAAAGGGCCGGTGCACCACCTGCCATGTTGGAGCGGCCTTCAGCGACAACGCCTTCCACAATCTTGGCGTCGGATGCAAAGACGACACCTGCACTGACTGGGGCCGTTATGAGATCAGCAAGGAGGAGAGCGACAGAGGCGCGTTCAAGACGCCCACGCTCCGTAATATCGCGCAGAATCCGCCCTACATGCACGATGGATCTGAAGTGAACCTGCGAACTGTAGTAGATCTCTATAACCGTGGCGGAAACCCCAACAAGTGGCTTTCGCCGCTCATCATTCCGCTGAACCTTACCGGACAGGAAATTGACGACATCGTCGCATTCATGGAGGCACTTACGGGTGAGATCACGCCGGTTGAGGAGCCCGCGAGACTTCCGGAATAG
- a CDS encoding acyltransferase family protein: MPARTQEKLRDLKAELLDLLDLTASDPAQREIRSELAARMDEITEASAGLADPARPQVRYRVITGVLEAAEPLLAALRPDRLRERVEEFQLRNRSLDVDDFGMDPAFITQIQPIIDFLYDRWFRVNPIGIDNVPHQGKAILVSNHSGALPYDAVMISHAILRASEGRRLPRFLIDNVFSNSLFMGPLFARGGMVRASQENARRLLDQNEIVGVFPEGMRGLAKLYRQRYQLQRFGRGGFIKLAVRSKAPIVPVAVTGAEEIMPLISRGGWLSKALGFSYFPVTPMWPLLGPLGLVPLPTAWSVRFGKPIDLSGYSEKDLEDEILVTGLKEQVRATVQEMLYDLLKERKNVFVRGE, encoded by the coding sequence ATGCCCGCACGCACGCAGGAAAAGCTCCGCGACCTGAAGGCCGAACTGCTGGACCTTCTGGATCTTACCGCCTCGGATCCCGCCCAGCGGGAAATCCGTTCGGAACTCGCTGCACGGATGGATGAAATCACTGAGGCGTCAGCGGGTCTTGCCGATCCTGCCCGGCCGCAAGTCCGCTATCGCGTCATCACCGGCGTGCTGGAGGCTGCAGAACCCCTGCTCGCCGCCCTGAGGCCCGACCGCCTGCGCGAGCGGGTGGAGGAATTCCAGCTCCGGAACCGTTCGCTCGACGTGGATGATTTCGGCATGGATCCTGCGTTCATCACGCAGATACAACCCATCATCGACTTCCTTTACGACCGGTGGTTCCGGGTCAATCCCATCGGCATCGACAACGTGCCCCATCAGGGAAAGGCCATTCTCGTCTCGAACCACTCGGGCGCATTGCCCTACGACGCGGTGATGATCTCGCATGCGATACTGCGTGCCAGCGAGGGACGGCGGCTCCCCCGATTCCTCATCGATAACGTCTTTTCCAATTCGCTCTTCATGGGCCCGCTCTTCGCCCGCGGCGGGATGGTGCGCGCCTCGCAGGAAAATGCCCGCCGGCTGCTGGACCAGAACGAGATCGTCGGCGTCTTCCCCGAAGGCATGAGGGGACTCGCCAAGCTCTACCGCCAGCGCTACCAGCTCCAGCGGTTTGGACGAGGCGGGTTCATCAAGCTGGCCGTGAGGTCAAAGGCACCCATTGTCCCCGTGGCCGTCACCGGTGCCGAGGAGATCATGCCGCTCATCAGCCGGGGCGGATGGCTCTCGAAGGCTCTCGGGTTTTCCTATTTCCCGGTCACGCCCATGTGGCCGCTTCTGGGGCCTCTGGGGCTTGTACCTCTTCCCACCGCCTGGAGCGTCCGGTTCGGAAAGCCCATCGACCTCTCGGGCTACAGCGAAAAAGACCTGGAAGACGAAATCCTCGTCACTGGCCTCAAGGAACAGGTCCGCGCCACCGTACAGGAGATGCTCTACGATCTTCTGAAAGAGCGGAAAAACGTGTTCGTACGCGGAGAGTAG
- a CDS encoding response regulator: MAHIHKVLIVEDIRFHQALLTEILGPAHEIRVASDGEEGVSIACAWKPDLIFMDLSLPRVDGLEAIRRVRAKLGIRTRIVALSATSDPERIAGAMAAGADAWLPKPFNNRTVGDLMQKFGGTIPPEPTAPGDTTGEVTGPRRVAMK, encoded by the coding sequence GTGGCCCACATACACAAGGTTCTCATCGTTGAAGACATCCGCTTCCATCAGGCACTCTTGACGGAAATCCTGGGTCCGGCGCACGAAATTCGTGTCGCCTCGGACGGCGAGGAAGGCGTTAGTATCGCCTGCGCGTGGAAACCGGATCTCATTTTCATGGATTTGTCGCTGCCTAGGGTAGATGGGCTCGAAGCGATCCGTCGTGTCCGGGCCAAACTGGGCATCCGGACGCGCATCGTCGCCCTTTCAGCCACCAGCGATCCGGAACGTATCGCCGGGGCGATGGCTGCGGGTGCCGACGCCTGGCTGCCCAAGCCGTTCAATAACCGGACCGTGGGCGACCTGATGCAGAAGTTTGGTGGCACAATTCCGCCCGAGCCTACCGCTCCGGGCGATACCACCGGCGAGGTGACAGGGCCCCGCCGGGTGGCGATGAAGTAA